The proteins below come from a single Mangifera indica cultivar Alphonso chromosome 16, CATAS_Mindica_2.1, whole genome shotgun sequence genomic window:
- the LOC123198717 gene encoding LOW QUALITY PROTEIN: tRNA-dihydrouridine(16/17) synthase [NAD(P)(+)]-like (The sequence of the model RefSeq protein was modified relative to this genomic sequence to represent the inferred CDS: inserted 1 base in 1 codon): protein MNFQSKIISPCSSSPNSCFFISKLLMGETLNRTFHSDTPQYSDDVLCSGNDLQQEQESSLSDTSSFILGSPSRYLTXRGRVERAWAHWAKLGRPKLIVAPMVDNSELPFRMLCRKYGAEAAYTPMLHSRIFNETEKYRTQEFTTCKEDRPLFVQFCANDPDTLLDAARRVEPFCDYVDINLGCPQRIARRGNYGAFLMDNLPLVKSLVEKLAQNLHVPVSCKIRVFPNLQYTINYAKMLEDAGCSLLAVHGRTRDEKDGKKIRADWNAIKAVKNAVRIPVLANGNVRHMDDVQNCLQETGCDGVLSAESLLENPALFAGFRTAEWTVECEGNHKDGNLDQAELLVEYLELCERYPVPWRMIRSHVHKLLGEWFRIQPSVREDLDAQPILTFEFLYGLIDQLRELGVRIPLYQKDTRVQKILADNLAS, encoded by the exons ATGAACTTCCAATCCAAAATCATTAGTCCCTGTTCATCTTCTCCCAACTCTTGTTTCTTCATTTCCAAACTTCTCATGGGTGAAACCCTGAACCGGACTTTCCATTCGGATACGCCGCAATACAGCGACGATGTCCTCTGCTCCGGCAACGACCTACAACAAGAGCAAGAATCTTCTTTGTCTGACACGTCGTCTTTTATCTTGGGGTCGCCGAGTCGATACCTGA GGAGGGGCCGTGTAGAGAGAGCATGGGCCCATTGGGCTAAACTAGGTCGGCCCAAGTTGATCGTTGCCCCGATGGTTGACAATTCGGAGCTCCCGTTTCGGATGCTCTGTAGAAAGTACGGTGCTGAGGCTGCGTATACGCCCATGCTGCATTCACGGATTTTTAATGAGACCGAAAAATATAGAACTCAAGAATTCACTACTTGTAAG GAGGATCGCCCATTGTTTGTTCAATTTTGTGCCAATGATCCAGACACATTATTAGATGCTGCACGGCGAGTGGAACCTTTTTGTGATTATGTTGACATTAATTTAGG CTGTCCTCAGCGTATTGCTAGGCGAGGTAATTATGGAGCTTTCCTAATGGACAACCTTCCTCTGGTAAAGTCACTAGTAGAAAAATTGGCTCAGAACCTTCATGTCCCTGTGTCATGCAAGATTCGAGTATTTCCTAATTTACAATATACTATCAATTATGCTAAGATGCTTGAGGATGCTGGGTGCTCTCTGTTAGCTGTCCATGGTCGAACAAGGGATGAGAAAGATGGTAAGAAAATCAGAGCTGACTGGAATGCCATAAAGGCGGTTAAAAATGCGGTTAGAATCCCTGTCCTTGCAAATGGAAATGTACGACACATGGATGATGTGCAAAATTGTTTGCAAGAGACTGGTTGTGATGGGGTGCTTTCAGCTGAGTCTCTACTTGAGAATCCAGCCCTTTTTGCTGGATTTCGAACTGCTGAATGGACGGTGGAGTGTGAAGGAAACCATAAAGATGGAAATCTTGATCAAGCAGAACTATTGGTGGAGTACTTGGAGCTTTGTGAAAGGTACCCAGTTCCTTGGAGGATGATCCGTTCTCATGTGCACAAATTGTTGGGGGAATGGTTCAGGATTCAGCCCAGCGTCAGAGAGGATCTAGATGCCCAACCCATACTGACCTTTGAATTTCTTTATGGGCTCATAGATCAACTGAGAGAGTTAGGTGTAAGAATTCCACTTTATCAGAAGGATACTCGTGTCCAAAAAATTTTAGCAGATAATTTGGCCTCCTGA
- the LOC123198721 gene encoding probable WRKY transcription factor 15 encodes MAVELMMGFGKIGFSSKMKEESAVKEAASGLEGVEKLLKLLSSQQHNREKFSLQSSSSSTLSLKSPMDLDKDYKAVADVTVSKFKRVISLLGRTRTGHARFRRAPVASPHHLHHHENSYLVVPKSRVLERKDSSTTISFSYSSAANSFISSLTGVCDSKQHPSSSSAFQITNLSHVSSVGKPPLSSSALKRKCNSENNVGSARKCGVSSGRCHCSKKKKLRLKRVVRIPAVSLKLSDIPPDDYSWRKYGQKPIEGSPHPRGYYKCSSERGCPARKHVERVVEDPSMLVVTYEGEHSHSLSVADAAKLILES; translated from the exons ATGGCTGTAGAACTTATGATGGGATTCGGTAAAATTGGTTTTTCTTccaaaatgaaggaagaatCTGCAGTGAAAGAAGCAGCCTCCGGACTCGAGGGTGTTGAAAAGCTCCTCAAGTTGTTGTCGTCACAACAACACAACCGGGAGAAATTTAGTCTccaatcatcttcatcttcaacccTCAGTCTTAAATCTCCCATGGATTTAGACAAAGACTACAAAGCTGTTGCCGACGTCACCGTTTCGAAGTTTAAGAGGGTGATCTCTCTTCTTGGCCGTACCAGAACTGGCCACGCTCGTTTTAGAAGGGCCCCTGTGGCTTCgcctcatcatcttcatcaccaTGAAAACTCTTACTTGGTAGTTCCAAAGAGCAGGGTTCTTGAGAGGAAGGATTCCTCCACTACAATCAGTTTTTCATATTCGTCAGCTGCCAATTCGTTTATCTCTTCCTTGACTGGTGTTTGTGATAGCAAGCAACATCCATCCTCCTCCTCCGCTTTTCAGATTACTAATCTCTCTCATGTTTCTTCTGTTGGGAAGCCACCTCTGTCTTCATCTGCTTTGAAGAGGAAGTGTAACTCTGAGAACAACGTGGGTTCAGCCCGCAAGTGTGGCGTCTCTTCTGGTCGTTGCCATTGTTCCAAGAAGAA AAAGCTGAGATTGAAGAGGGTTGTGAGGATTCCGGCAGTAAGCTTGAAATTATCAGATATTCCACCTGATGATTACTCTTGGAGGAAGTATGGACAAAAACCCATCGAAGGATCTCCTCATCCGAG GGGTTACTACAAGTGCAGCAGTGAGAGAGGTTGCCCAGCACGCAAACATGTTGAAAGAGTTGTGGAAGATCCATCAATGCTCGTAGTGACATATGAAGGCGAGCACAGCCACTCTCTCTCAGTTGCAGATGCCGCAAAACTCATTCTCGAATCGTAA
- the LOC123199476 gene encoding probable beta-1,4-xylosyltransferase IRX14H, with amino-acid sequence MKLSALHQSYLNRRTNSFRGSAPLDSSSDTAIKSPAAVFWLLLHGLCCLISLVLGYRFSRLVFFFLFSTSATTTNFYTAPFRNAATDLATTVLSSNPTVTNNVEVPVVNKTTPSSNSRVVVGRHGILIRPWPHPNPTEVMKAHRLIERVQKEQRAHFGVKNPRTVIAVTPTYVRTFQTLHLTGVMHSLMLVPYDLVWIVVEAGGVTNETASLISKSQLRTIHVGIKQRMSNSWQERHKLEAKMRLRALRVVREEKLDGIVMFADDSNMHSMELFDEIQNVKWFGAVSVGILVHSEDPDEPSLVLKEKEDGAESSPVPVQGPACNSSNKLVGWHTFNSLPYAGKAATYIDDRATVIPRKLEWAGFVLSSRLLWKETDDKPEWVNDLDLLDGVEDIESPLSLLKDHSMVEPLGSCGRQVLLWWLRVEARADSKFPPGWIIDPPLEITVPAKHTPWPDAPPELPSTEKLVTSMQEQTVKHSAKTRTPRSKRSSRSKRKREPKVIDPQVSSRHSEQKTEK; translated from the exons ATGAAGCTCTCCGCCTTGCATCAGAGCTACTTGAATCGCCGGACCAATAGCTTTAGAGGATCAGCACCGTTGGATTCCTCATCCGACACTGCCATCAAGTCGCCGGCCGCCGTTTTCTGGCTCCTCCTTCATGGTCTCTGCTGTTTAATCAGTTTGGTTCTCGGTTACCGTTTTTCTCGCTTGgtgttttttttcctattttcaacTTCTGCAACTACAACCAATTTCTACACCGCGCCGTTTCGAAACGCGGCTACTGACCTCGCGACCACTGTTCTGTCTTCGAATCCGACGGTCACTAATAATGTTGAAGTTCCAGTTGTGAACAAAACGAcgccgagctcgaactcgagagTGGTGGTGGGTCGGCATGGGATCCTGATCCGGCCGTGGCCCCACCCTAACCCGACGGAGGTGATGAAAGCGCATAGATTAATCGAGAGAGTGCAGAAAGAGCAGAGAGCTCATTTTGGTGTGAAAAATCCGAGAACGGTGATTGCTGTGACTCCTACTTATGTAAGGACGTTCCAAACGCTTCACTTGACTGGTGTGATGCACTCGCTTATGCTGGTGCCGTACGATCTGGTGTGGATCGTGGTGGAGGCAGGTGGAGTGACCAACGAAACGGCGTCGTTGATTTCCAAGTCTCAATTAAGGACCATCCATGTTGGGATTAAGCAAAGAATGTCTAATTCGTGGCAGGAAAGGCATAAATTGGAGGCCAAAATGAGGCTCCGCGCTTTGAG AGTTGTGAGAGAAGAGAAGCTGGATGGGATTGTGATGTTTGCGGATGATAGTAATATGCACAGTATGGAGCTGttcgatgaaattcaaaatgtGAAATGGTTTGGTGCTGTCTCGGTTGGAATTCTTGTTCATTCAGAAGATCCAGATGAGCCATCATTAGTGCTGAAGGAGAAAGAGGATGGTGCAGAGAGCTCACCAGTGCCTGTTCAAGGACCAGCTTGTAACTCATCCAATAAGTTGGTTGGTTGGCACACTTTTAATTCCTTGCCATATGCTGGGAAGGCTGCAACTTACATTGATGATAGGGCAACTGTGATTCCCAGGAAGCTGGAATGGGCTGGGTTTGTTTTGAGTTCCAGGTTACTTTGGAAGGAAACCGATGATAAGCCAGAGTGGGTGAATGATCTGGATTTACTGGATGGGGTTGAGGATATAGAGAGTCCACTGTCTCTGTTGAAGGACCATTCCATGGTGGAGCCACTTGGAAGCTGTGGGCGCCAAGTTTTACTTTGGTGGCTACGTGTTGAAGCTCGTGCTGATAGCAAGTTCCCTCCAGG ATGGATAATCGACCCACCATTGGAGATTACTGTCCCAGCAAAACACACACCATGGCCAGATGCCCCTCCTGAACTCCCATCTACAGAAAAGTTAGTGACGAGCATGCAGGAGCAGACAGTGAAGCATTCTGCAAAAACTCGAACACCCAGATCAAAACGCAGTTCTCGAAGTAAGAGAAAGCGTGAACCAAAAGTGATAGACCCACAGGTTTCTTCAAGGCATTCTGAACAAAAAACTGAAAAGTAG
- the LOC123198679 gene encoding cysteine proteinase COT44: MALNSSSPSISTMLLAISSLLFLFLFFTFTSAADMSIITYDSKHEQSNWRSDEEVMSIYQSWLVKHGKADNGIGENERRFQTFKDNLRFIDEHNSQDRPYKVGLNKFADLTNEEYRSIYLGTRSDAKRRVMKAKVASQRYAYKASETLPESVDWTEQGAVNPIKDQGSCGSCWAFSTVAAVEGINKIVTGELISLSEQELVDCDKDYNAGCNGGLMDYAFQFIIDNGGMDTEQDYPYLGVDTKCDLVRKNAKVVSIDGYEDVLPFDEKSLKKAVAHQPVSVAIEASGLAFQLYDSGVFTGECGTALDHGVVAVGYGTENGTDYWLVRNSWGTTWGESGYIKLQRNAVESFAGKCGIAMEASYPVKNSPNPAKAYWADEITEGKINSA, from the exons ATGGCTCTTAACAGCTCTTCTCCAAGTATATCAACCATGCTTCTTGCTATCTCCagtctcctcttcctcttcctcttcttcaccTTCACATCCGCCGCAGACATGTCCATCATCACCTACGACAGCAAGCACGAGCAGTCAAACTGGAGAAGCGACGAGGAGGTGATGAGCATCTATCAGTCATGGCTGGTCAAGCACGGAAAAGCTGACAACGGAATAGGGGAGAACGAGAGGCGGTTTCAGACTTTCAAAGATAACTTGAGATTCATCGATGAACACAACTCTCAGGACCGCCCGTACAAGGTGGGGTTGAACAAGTTTGCCGATTTGACAAATGAAGAATACCGATCGATTTATTTGGGTACCAGGAGTGATGCTAAGCGGAGAGTCATGAAGGCTAAAGTCGCCAGTCAAAGGTACGCTTATAAGGCCAGTGAAACCTTGCCGGAATCTGTAGATTGGACAGAGCAGGGCGCAGTTAACCCCATCAAAGATCAAGGAAGTTGTG GAAGTTGCTGGGCATTTTCAACCGTAGCAGCAGTAGAAGGAATAAACAAGATAGTGACTGGGGAGTTAATCTCTCTATCAGAGCAAGAACTTGTAGACTGTGACAAAGATTACAACGCAGGCTGCAATGGAGGTCTCATGGACTACGCCTTCCAGTTTATCATCGACAATGGTGGCATGGACACTGAACAAGACTATCCTTACCTTGGCGTCGACACCAAATGCGACCTTGTTCGG AAGAATGCTAAGGTTGTTAGCATTGATGGCTACGAGGATGTGCTTCCTTTCGACGAGAAATCCTTGAAAAAGGCTGTGGCACATCAACCTGTCAGTGTTGCCATTGAAGCTAGTGGCTTGGCTTTCCAACTCTACGACTCT GGGGTGTTCACCGGAGAGTGTGGGACGGCGCTAGACCACGGCGTTGTGGCAGTCGGATACGGCACAGAGAATGGTACAGATTACTGGCTTGTGAGGAATTCATGGGGAACCACCTGGGGTGAAAGTGGATACATAAAATTGCAGCGTAATGCGGTGGAAAGTTTTGCCGGTAAGTGTGGCATTGCCATGGAGGCTTCTTATCCTGTCAAAAATAGCCCAAATCCTGCTAAGGCTTACTGGGCTGATGAAATCACTGAGGGAAAGATCAACAGTGCTTGA
- the LOC123198680 gene encoding protein RER1C-like — MESVSAAGPVAADDHLSSSPMAVISRWRFNVSQRYQHLLDKAVPHILYRWLACLAVVFIYALRVYLVQGFYIITYGLGIYMLNLLMGFLSPQIDPEMSDGLGPTLPTRESDEFRPFVRRLPEFKFWYCITRSFCIGFVMTFFSVFDVPVFWPILLFYWVMLFTLTMRKQIMHMIKYKYVPFSFGKQQYGKRASPSDSISLPED; from the exons ATGGAATCCGTATCGGCCGCTGGTCCCGTCGCCGCTGACGATCATCTCTCATCATCTCCAATGGCGGTTATATCTCGATGGAGATTCAATGTATCGCAGCGGTACCAACACTTATTGGACAAGGCGGTCCCGCATATCCTCTACCGTTGGTTGGCCTGCCTAGCTGTGGTCTTCATCTATGCCCTACGCGTGTACCTTGTTCAAGGCTTCTACATCATCACCTACGGCCTCGGCATCTACATGCTCAATCTATTAATGGGCTTTCTCTCGCCGCAGATCGATCCCGAGATGAGCGACGGGCTTGGACCCACTCTTCCAACCCGCGAATCCGACGAGTTCAGGCCCTTTGTTCGCCGCCTGCCCGAGTTCAAGTTCTG GTACTGTATTACAAGGTCCTTCTGCATTGGTTTTGTGATGACATTCTTTAGTGTGTTTGATGTGCctgtcttttggcctatactCCTTTTCTACTGGGTGATGCTATTCACTCTCACTATGCGGAAACAAATCATGCACATGATCAAGTACAAATATGTTCCATTCTCTTTCGGAAAACAG cAATATGGAAAGAGGGCATCCCCAAGTGACTCCATTAGCCTTCCTGAGGACTAA
- the LOC123199488 gene encoding phosphatidylinositol 3,4,5-trisphosphate 3-phosphatase and protein-tyrosine-phosphatase PTEN2A-like, with the protein MDSESADSVSQHSAKASDVEDSAKVSEEAAKNEPPAEASNVEAAHEVSNVEATHEASNVEAPHQASNVEPAYIRVNELNPSAQESQPSNLSAASSLSLRAKSVKLPQPIPPQESPDLGNAGMSKFARFTSELGLRLTSITPVQDRSVEGTSTTSPASMLGSFTKGLLDSSKNAVKAVQVKARHIVSQNKRRYQEGGFDLDMTYITENIIAMGFPAGDISSGFFGYFEGFYRNHMEEVIRFFETHHKGKYKVYNLCSERLYDASLFEGKVACFPFDDHNCPPIQLISSFCQSAYSWLKEDILNVVVVHCKAGMARTGLMICSLLLVLKFFPTAEEAIDYYNQKRCVDGKALVLPSQIRYVKYFERILTYFNGEIQPGRRCMLRGFRLHQCPYWIRPSITISNHSGILFSTRKHSKTKDLMPEDFWIKAPKKGIVVFALPGEPGLAELVGDFKIQFNDRHGDFYCWLNTTMTENRKILDASEFDGFDKRNLPSPGFQVEIVMIDYDGTLPSRSKPDSSSKRSDGSSSYVSGATSGAAINSNQHEVTGNEDNDNVFSDSDGEETRASKNGRAGVGSGSGGESAAYGGGYKSRAESVSEGTGQLSPNSKETSKEANVDGSKQPASPQIPHIDSVGASDIKAIAADASVFSFGDDEDYESE; encoded by the exons ATGGATTCAGAATCTGCTGACTCAGTTTCCCAACATTCTGCTAAGGCTTCTGATGTCGAAGATTCTGCTAAAGTTTCTGAGGAAGCTGCTAAAAACGAACCTCCAGCAGAAGCTTCTAATGTCGAAGCTGCTCATGAAGTTTCTAATGTGGAAGCTACTCATGAAGCTTCTAATGTGGAAGCTCCTCATCAAGCTTCTAATGTTGAACCGGCTTACATCCGTGTTAATGAGCTTAACCCAAGTGCACAGGAATCTCAACCGTCTAATTTGTCTGCTGCTTCCAGCCTATCATTGAGGGCTAAATCTGTGAAACTTCCGCAGCCTATTCCACCACAAGAAAGCCCAGATTTGGGAAATGCAGGGATGTCGAAATTTGCACGTTTCACTAGTGAACTTGGATTGCGTTTAACCTCAATCACTCCTGTACAGGATAGGAGTGTTGAAGGCACCTCAACAACATCGCCAGCTAGTATGCTTGGTTCATTTACAAAAGGTCTACTTGACTCATCTAAGAATGCAGTCAAGGCTGTGCAGGTCAAGGCACGTCACATTGTATCTCAAAACAAACGAAGATATCAG GAAGGAGGATTTGATTTGGATATGACTTACATTACTGAAAATATAATTGCAATGGGGTTCCCTGCTGGTGATATAAGCTCAGGcttttttggatattttgaG GGCTTCTATAGAAATCACATGGAAGAAGTCATCCGGTTTTTTGAAACTCATCACAAG GGAAAATATAAGGTGTATAATCTTTGTTCTGAGAGATTGTATGATGCATCACTATTTGAGGGGAAG GTTGCATGCTTCCCTTTTGATGACCATAACTGCCCTCCTATTCAActtatatcatcattttgtcAAAGCGCATACTCATGGTTGAAAGAAGACATTTTAAATGTGGTCGTTGTTCACTGTAAAGCTGGCATGGCTAGAACAGGATTAATGATTTGTAGCCTTCTTTTAGTCCTTAAG TTCTTCCCAACAGCTGAGGAGGCCATTGATTATTACAACCAGAAAAGATGTGTAGATGGGAAAGCTCTAGTTCTCCCAAGTCAGATT AGGTATGTCAAATACTTTGAACGGATCTTAACATATTTTAATGGAGAAATTCAGCCTGGGCGCAG gTGCATGCTTAGAGGATTTCGGCTTCATCAATGCCCTTATTGGATTAGACCCTCTATTACAATCTCTAATCACAGTG GAATTCTGTTCTCAACAAGAAAGCATTCAAAAACTAAGGATTTAATG CCAGAAGATTTCTGGATTAAAGCACCAAAGAAAGGGATTGTGGTCTTTGCTTTGCCAGGGGAGCCTGGGCTGGCAGAATTGGTAGGGGATTTTAAAATTCAGTTTAACGACCGTCATGGAGACTTCTACTG TTGGTTAAATACAACAATGACTGAGAACAGAAAAATATTGGATGCGTCTGAATTCGATGGTTTTGACAAG AGAAACTTGCCTTCTCCTGGATTCCAGGTCGAGATCGTGATGATAGACTATGATGGTACTTTACCTTCAAGATCTAAACCCGATTCTTCCAGCAAGAGATCTGATGGTAGCTCAAGTTATGTTTCGGGTGCAACTAGTGGGGCTGCAATCAATTCCAATCAACATGAAGTGACTGGAAATGAAGACAACGACAATGTATTCTCGGACAGTGATGGAGAAGAGACTAGAGCTTCAAAGAACGGACGAGCTGGTGTTGGTTCTGGTTCTGGAGGGGAATCAGCAGCGTATGGAGGAGGATATAAAAGCAGGGCAGAGAGTGTATCGGAAGGAACTGGACAGTTGTCTCCGAACAGTAAGGAAACAAGTAAAGAAGCAAATGTTGATGGGAGTAAACAACCTGCATCACCGCAGATTCCACATATAGATTCTGTGGGGGCAAGTGATATCAAGGCAATAGCTGCTGATGCTTCAGTTTTCAGCTTTGGGGATGATGAAGATTATGAAAGTGAATGA